A part of Eremothecium sinecaudum strain ATCC 58844 chromosome VII, complete sequence genomic DNA contains:
- the POX1 gene encoding acyl-CoA oxidase (Syntenic homolog of Ashbya gossypii AER358C; Syntenic homolog of Saccharomyces cerevisiae YGL205W (POX1)) — MTRTTTVDQSKPVFLPKKFIEKARSKSNVQINEIHTFLEGSPEQSKLILEMMNELAGDSYLVEGTEYYEHNKATSREATAKKLARLAGYLEHDIKRARDEFHRDVRGELQAADAPLITNKDLSFFLKRLDLLTIVDPQLVTRMGVNLLLFGNCVRGNGTDEQIRYWLQERGLALGTGLFGCFAMTEMGHGSNVANIQTLATYEPATDTFKITTPDLVATKWWIGGAAHSATHATVYARLIVEGKDYGVKTFVVPLRDPETMELFPTITIGDIGAKMGRDGIDNGWIQFHGTVIPREYLLSRFTKITPGNPPRVETNNTFESVCGYTALLSGRVGMVKESFRVGQRFATIATRYAVGRQQFGERGNETQLIDYPLHQYRVLPQIALVYLLGPVSVNLDKLYFNTVNSLYAAGSDIKKMQSVIDGMKTLFIESAALKATATWLVAGLIDELRQSCGGHGYSSYNGFGKGYNDWVVQCTWEGDNNVLSLTSGKSILKLFTEAAKGRKLKAPISSLSYLAPEYIQKLNTGALNNVTSLSTLSDYHEIWAVSLIKYLAFSVGVMKSTRNPDSISKYLVSVAKFHAFHSMTKSFYEQLTSDNSYIKDEATRDVLWKVYKLFSVYFIDKFSGELLQLKVLTPDQMSSIIQPQLLSLLQEVKVHCIKLTDAFQLPDAFINAPIGYYDGDIYHNYFNEVTKNAPKDVAPGVPPYANLLTSLLGRDSGFERSGAPSEQLFRRLTK, encoded by the coding sequence ATGACTCGTACTACTACTGTTGATCAGAGTAAGCCTGTGTTCTTGCCAAAGAAGTTCATCGAGAAGGCTCGTTCTAAGTCTAATGTTCAAATTAATGAAATCCATACGTTTCTTGAGGGTTCTCCCGAGCAATCGAAGCTTATTCTTGAAATGATGAACGAGTTGGCTGGTGATAGTTACTTGGTTGAGGGTACTGAATACTACGAGCATAATAAAGCTACATCCCGTGAAGCAACTGCAAAGAAACTCGCGCGTTTAGCAGGGTACTTGGAACATGATATCAAACGTGCCCGCGACGAATTCCATAGGGATGTGAGAGGGGAGTTGCAAGCCGCGGATGCTCCTTTGATAACTAATAAGGATTTGAGTTTTTTCCTTAAGCGGTTAGATTTGTTGACAATAGTTGACCCACAGTTGGTTACTAGGATGGGTGTGAACTTGCTCTTATTTGGTAACTGTGTTAGAGGTAATGGTACTGATGAGCAAATTAGATACTGGCTTCAGGAAAGAGGGCTAGCTTTGGGGACCGGTTTGTTTGGATGTTTTGCTATGACAGAGATGGGTCATGGTTCCAATGTAGCTAATATCCAGACCTTGGCTACCTATGAGCCAGCTACTGATACATTTAAGATTACAACCCCGGACTTGGTTGCTACCAAATGGTGGATAGGAGGTGCTGCACATAGTGCCACGCATGCTACTGTTTATGCACGTTTAATTGTTGAAGGGAAAGATTATGGTGTTAAAACCTTTGTCGTTCCACTACGTGACCCTGAAACCATGGAACTATTTCCCACAATAACAATTGGTGATATTGGCGCTAAAATGGGTCGTGATGGTATTGATAATGGGTGGATTCAATTTCATGGCACTGTAATTCCTCGCGAGTATTTGTTAAGCAGGTTCACCAAGATTACTCCAGGCAACCCCCCACGGGTTGAGACTAACAACACATTTGAGTCTGTTTGCGGTTATACTGCTCTTCTCTCTGGCCGAGTAGGAATGGTAAAAGAAAGTTTCAGAGTTGGCCAACGTTTTGCCACTATAGCTACTCGTTATGCGGTTGGTAGGCAGCAATTTGGCGAGCGTGGAAATGAAACCCAATTGATTGACTATCCCTTACATCAATATCGTGTGTTACCGCAAATCGCGTTAGTTTATTTGCTTGGGCCTGTGTCTGTCAATTTGGACAAATTATACTTTAATACAGTAAACTCTTTGTACGCTGCTGGATCTGATATTAAGAAGATGCAGTCAGTTATTGACGGTATGAAGACCCTATTTATTGAGTCAGCAGCTTTGAAAGCCACTGCAACCTGGCTAGTTGCTGGTTTGATTGACGAATTGAGACAGAGCTGCGGTGGACACGGTTACTCGAGCTACAACGGTTTCGGAAAGGGCTACAACGACTGGGTTGTTCAGTGCACATGGGAGGGAGACAATAACGTGTTATCCTTGACGTCTGGTAAATCAATCCTAAAGCTATTCACGGAAGCTGCGAAAGGCAGGAAGTTAAAGGCTCCTATCAGCTCTTTGTCATATTTGGCTCCAGAATATATCCAAAAGTTAAACACTGGCGCGCTAAATAACGTAACATCTTTATCCACCTTATCTGATTATCATGAAATCTGGGCCGTAAGTTTAATTAAATATTTGGCCTTCAGTGTAGGTGTGATGAAGTCGACTAGGAACCCGGATTCCATTTCCAAGTATCTTGTATCAGTAGCCAAATTCCACGCTTTCCACTCGATGACAAAATCATTCTATGAGCAGTTGACGTCAGACAACAGCTACATTAAAGATGAAGCTACAAGAGATGTCTTATGGAAGGTCTACAAGTTATTCTCTGTGTACTTCATTGACAAGTTCTCCGGCGAGCTCTTGCAATTGAAGGTTTTAACACCTGACCAAATGTCTTCCATCATTCAACCTCAATTGCTATCCCTATTGCAAGAGGTGAAAGTACACTGTATCAAATTAACAGATGCCTTCCAGTTACCTGACGCCTTTATTAACGCTCCTATCGGTTACTACGATGGTGACATTTACCACAATTATTTTAACGAGGTTACTAAAAATGCTCCGAAGGATGTTGCACCAGGTGTGCCGCCATATGCTAACCTCTTAACATCGCTTTTAGGGCGTGATTCTGGCTTTGAACGCAGTGGAGCTCCTTCTGAACAGCTATTCAGGAGGTTGACTAAGTGA
- the RMR1 gene encoding Rmr1p (Syntenic homolog of Ashbya gossypii AFR276C; Syntenic homolog of Saccharomyces cerevisiae YGL250W (RMR1)): MDLNDESLTEDDLLQESGSEDENEIAGTEVNIGTLDNTGVKVVDVNDEDVKISTSDDNFGACVSIISDSDVQEAAKHLLLSKAPKITLEYRGITYTMFKEPNDFENESKLTNNPADKYILKSFDGMHVSFTQLFESIRGFLQTNFGTLEFLSKEIILTFPDLQLTVNEDNTYAKNITMNDIESIFKILRDNSLKRGDDNIPDHLHAVVTLGNRFVSKYNDLVELVDNDASFAHVNGFSNDQQHPLILDGNESYPSKTEVVLESSGDEELLEINN; encoded by the coding sequence ATGGATTTAAATGATGAAAGTTTAACTGAGGATGATCTGCTTCAAGAATCTGGGAGCGAAGACGAAAATGAAATTGCTGGTACAGAAGTTAATATCGGGACATTAGACAATACAGGTGTTAAAGTTGTCGATGTCAATGATGAAGACGTGAAAATATCTACTTCAGATGATAATTTTGGTGCATGTGTTTCAATTATATCTGATTCTGACGTTCAGGAAGCAGCAAAACACTTGCTACTTTCAAAAGCACCAAAAATTACTTTAGAGTACCGAGGAATAACGTATACTATGTTCAAGGAGCCGAATGATTTTGAGAATGAGTCGAAATTAACTAACAACCCTGCCGATAAATATATCCTGAAGAGTTTCGATGGAATGCATGTCTCATTTACCCAACTTTTTGAGTCTATAAGAGGGTTTTTACAGACTAATTTTGGCACCCTAGAGTTTTTATCGAAGGAAATAATCCTTACTTTTCCAGATCTGCAACTTACTGTAAATGAAGATAATACATATGCTAAAAACATTACTATGAATGACATTGAGTCAATTTTCAAAATACTACGTGACAATTCACTAAAACGTGGTGATGATAATATACCGGATCACCTTCATGCGGTGGTTACTTTGGGTAATAGGTTCGTATCCAAATATAATGATCTGGTTGAATTGGTGGATAATGATGCAAGCTTTGCTCACGTCAATGGTTTTTCGAACGATCAGCAGCATCCACTCATCCTCGATGGTAATGAAAGCTATCCGTCGAAGACTGAGGTAGTATTGGAGTCTTCTGGTGACGAAGAACTTTTAGAGATTAATAATTAG
- the RTG2 gene encoding Rtg2p (Syntenic homolog of Ashbya gossypii AFR277W; Syntenic homolog of Saccharomyces cerevisiae YGL252C (RTG2)): protein MSAILDSYNEADVVSRNLCGVVDIGSNAIRFSISSKASHHARIMPCVFKDRIGISLFEVQYCGNSMEKVPIPLDTIKEVCAAMKRFKLICDDFGVPETGVRVLATEATTSAINCNEFTDAIFQSTGWEVELLSNEDEGRIGSYGVISSFNSVSGLYIDLTAGSVQISWIKCIEGEILQSSTPISLPYGASALERRMKFQDKRDIFVEIENAFKDAVSNIGIPDDLVTEAEENGGFNLFTCGGGLRGMGHLLLSLNKQYPIQTIINGFSCSYEEFSAMSDYLFLTGKLPGTQKDLKIFKVSDKRAAQLPAVGLLMSAAFKALPKVSNILFSEGGIREGTLYSILPREIRAQDPLLIATRPYAPLLASKYLSLLRSAIPEKEVPAVVYHRVALALCNLAFVHASYPKELQPTAALHVATTGIIAGCHGLSHRIRALIGIALCNRWGGDLPQSEKVNKKALENIVLRDGEKVERQRMVWWSKYIGTIMYVICGVHPGGNIRDGAFTFTVLEDSEVEKDMRTLSVNENAPSSSLQCPQKRTFTAIVKISKDDLKTSASVRQRIITLQKKIRKLSRGSCEKVRIEVKFLKDGQ, encoded by the coding sequence ATGTCTGCAATTTTGGATAGTTATAATGAGGCAGACGTTGTTTCAAGAAATTTATGTGGTGTCGTAGACATCGGCTCTAATGCTATTAGGTTTAGTATATCATCTAAAGCTTCTCATCATGCAAGGATTATGCCGTGCGTTTTTAAGGATAGGATCGGTATATCTTTGTTTGAAGTCCAGTATTGTGGTAATTCTATGGAGAAGGTCCCAATTCCGCTTGATACTATTAAAGAAGTTTGTGCTGCCATGAAAAGGTTCAAGCTAATCTGTGATGATTTTGGTGTGCCCGAGACCGGTGTACGGGTCCTTGCTACGGAAGCAACAACAAGTGCTATTAATTGTAATGAATTCACAGATGCTATCTTTCAATCTACTGGTTGGGAAGTAGAGTTATTGAGTAACGAGGATGAAGGGAGGATTGGGTCATATGGTGTTATATCTTCATTCAACTCCGTATCAGGTCTCTATATTGATTTGACAGCAGGAAGTGTCCAGATATCATGGATAAAGTGTATTGAAGGAGAGATATTACAGTCTTCAACTCCGATTTCTTTACCCTATGGAGCTTCTGCTCTAGAGAGGAGAATGAAGTTTCAAGACAAGCGCGATATATTTGTAGAAATCGAAAACGCATTCAAAGATGCTGTTTCAAATATTGGAATCCCTGACGATTTAGTGACGGAAGCTGAGGAAAACGGTGGATTTAACCTATTCACTTGCGGTGGCGGTTTAAGAGGTATGGGTCACTTACTTCTTTCTCTAAACAAACAATACCCTATACAAACCATTATTAATGGCTTTTCATGTTCCTACGAAGAGTTTTCAGCGATGTCGGACTATTTATTTTTAACTGGAAAGCTTCCTGGGACTCAAAAGGATTTAAAGATATTTAAGGTTTCAGATAAAAGAGCGGCCCAGCTACCTGCTGTTGGACTATTGATGAGTGCTGCTTTTAAGGCGCTTCCGAAGGTTTCCAACATTTTATTTAGCGAAGGCGGTATTAGGGAGGGTACCTTATATTCTATTTTGCCGCGGGAGATTCGAGCTCAGGATCCATTGCTTATTGCGACAAGACCGTATGCACCGCTGCTTGCTTCCAAATACTTGTCTTTATTAAGATCAGCTATTCCTGAAAAAGAAGTCCCTGCGGTCGTCTACCATAGGGTTGCACTTGCATTGTGCAACTTGGCCTTTGTACATGCTTCCTACCCCAAAGAGCTGCAACCAACAGCAGCACTACATGTCGCGACTACTGGTATAATAGCGGGCTGTCATGGGCTCTCTCATAGGATTAGGGCATTGATTGGGATCGCCCTATGTAATAGGTGGGGCGGCGACCTTCCTCAATCAGAGAAAGTAAACAAAAAAGCACTTGAAAACATTGTCCTAAGAGACGGTGAAAAGGTTGAACGTCAAAGAATGGTCTGGTGGTCTAAGTATATTGGTACCATCATGTATGTCATTTGTGGTGTACATCCTGGCGGCAATATTAGGGATGGAGCGTTCACTTTTACTGTTTTGGAGGATAGTGAGGTTGAAAAAGATATGCGGACACTTAGCGTAAATGAAAATGCACCTTCAAGTAGTCTGCAGTGCCCTCAAAAACGCACTTTTACAGCTATTGTTAAAATCAGTAAAGATGATTTAAAGACGAGTGCATCCGTTAGACAACGGATAATAACATTACAAAAGAAAATTAGAAAACTTTCACGTGGAAGTTGTGAAAAGGTACGAATTGAAGTAAAATTCTTAAAAGATGGCCAGTAG
- the CHO1 gene encoding CDP-diacylglycerol-serine O-phosphatidyltransferase (Syntenic homolog of Ashbya gossypii AER357C; Syntenic homolog of Saccharomyces cerevisiae YER026C (CHO1)) — protein sequence MQRRQVEDREDMQRTISPTRGGDHSALATDTEGDETFDPINAPPSSRRPSSIFSLDMSPLDPPNEIDIKKFTSNDFHFSMIRNLHMADFITMLNGFSGFYSIVSCLRFTLTGKAHYVQRAHFFILLGMLFDFFDGRVARLRNRASLMGQELDSLADLVSFGVAPAAIAFAIGFRSTIDVLVLSYFVLCGLARLARFNVTVAQMPKDISGKSRYFEGLPMPTSLFLVGCMAYLVHQGMIEDSLPLGIYGEGEWYEFHPVVLSFFIQGCGMISKSFKIPKP from the coding sequence ATGCAAAGAAGGCAGGTGGAAGACCGAGAAGATATGCAAAGAACAATTAGTCCTACTAGAGGCGGAGACCATAGTGCATTAGCTACTGATACAGAGGGAGACGAGACTTTTGACCCAATAAACGCTCCACCTAGTAGCAGACGTCCTTCAAGTATATTCTCATTAGATATGTCCCCGTTGGATCCTCCTAATGAAATAGATATCAAGAAATTTACTAGCAACGACTTTCACTTTAGTATGATTAGAAATTTGCACATGGCGGATTTCATCACGATGTTAAATGGGTTCAGTGGTTTCTACTCGATTGTAAGTTGCCTCAGGTTTACTCTAACAGGCAAGGCCCATTATGTCCAGAGAGCTCACTTCTTTATTTTATTGGGTATGTTATTTGATTTTTTTGACGGTCGTGTTGCTCGGTTAAGAAATAGAGCATCATTAATGGGGCAAGAGTTGGACTCGCTGGCCGATTTAGTGTCTTTTGGGGTAGCGCCAGCTGCTATAGCATTTGCAATTGGATTTCGCTCTACGATTGACGTGCTGGTATTGTCCTATTTCGTACTTTGCGGACTAGCCCGCTTGGCTCGATTCAATGTTACTGTTGCCCAAATGCCTAAAGACATTTCGGGGAAGTCTAGATACTTTGAAGGGTTGCCAATGCCAACATCATTGTTTTTGGTTGGCTGCATGGCATATTTAGTGCATCAGGGGATGATTGAAGATTCTTTACCATTGGGAATTTACGGTGAGGGAGAGTGGTATGAATTTCATCCtgtagttttaagtttttttATCCAAGGCTGTGGGATGATTTCAAAGAGTTTCAAAATTCCTAAGCCTTGA